A window of Paenibacillus phoenicis genomic DNA:
GCGAACCCGCACCAAAGCGCTCTTTGACGACATACGTCGAATTTGCCGGCTGAACTTCCTCAATTCGCTCGCCGGTAACGATGACCGGAAACCCCCATTCGGACCCCTTTTGATAGAACAACTGCTTGTCCAAACAGATCCGAACGGCTTCCACATCGGATACCATCACATGCACACCTTGACGCGCCAGTTCTTGCTTCGCTTCGGCAAAATACGCAAGTTCGCCGTCCCGAGTAGGAATGATATGACGAATGCCTTGTTGTTTGCACTCTTCAAGCAACTGCTCCAGGGATAAATTTTTCAGAAAAGGCATCGTCCAAAAGCGGTCTACAAAAAAACGGCCGATAGCCTGCTCATTTACATCCCCGCCAATGAGTTGCAGAGGTTTACCTAATTTGGTAATGCCGCCCGCAACACATTTGAGCAACGGAACCTTCCGGGCCACGCTTGTAACCAGTACGCCGTTACCACGATGAGCTTGTTCCGGATCTACGGAGCTGGAAGACATAAGCGCTTTATAATGGCTGATGAGCTCAGGAATCGTGTCCTCCAACTGCCGGTTCGGATGCCAGCCTGTCCAAGCCTTAAAGGTGGACATATCCGCTTCCGAAGCCTCAAAGGGAATATCACTGTCCATCTCGACATGCTGCATATCCGGAAAGTGACGATGTAATATATTTAGCACATCTTCTACCCGTCGCGACCGCCCATTACCTAGGTTCACAATCCCCGTAGCCTCGCTTAAGGCGAGCCGCAGTAGCCCTTCCGCCACGTCCTCGGCATAGATGTAATCAAACATTCCTTCCTTGCGGTATACCTGAATCGTCTCCTGATTCAGAAGAGCCCGGATCCAACGGGATACAATATCGCGGGAGTTTTTCCCATAGACGCGGTAAATACGGGCGGAGACTGTCTTTAGACGCTCCCCGGCAAAATGCTGCAGAAACCGCAGCTCGATTTCGTGCATCAGCTTGGCCGCTCCGCACAAATTGCGCGGATGAATCGGTGAGCTTTCCGTAAGAGGGGTGGCTTCCTTCGCCGGCTGTTCAAATTGATACTGGTCCGGGTTATAAATTAAGTAACTGGAGGCAAAAACAACCCTTTTCAAAGAGCCGATGTCCTTCAGCAAGTCCATCAGGTGATGGCTTAGCTTTAAGTTATGGCGATAATTTTCTTCCCAAAACTCATACGTTTCCTCCGAGCGCTCAAAGGTAGCCGCTAAATGAAAAAAATATTCCGGGGAGAATTCCGCCAACTCCTCTTTCGAGATCTCATTCAAATCTCCTTGGCGATAACGAACCGAAGCCGGCAAATGGGGGGGTCTTGGTTTCAAATCACCAATCAATACATCGGCTCCTGCATTGACAAGCTTATGAACCAATTCCGTTCCGATTACGCCGGCTCCACCGCTGACAAACACTTTTTTTCCTTTTAGCATCGTAAAGCTCCTTTTATGCACCGTAGTTAACTTCCTGTCACTAAAATCCTCATTACCTTCAATATCGGTCATTTCCGTGACTCATTTCACGGGTGTCAAGCAGCCGTGCAGTAAAGAATCTACGTAGTGACCGTCTATTCTGACATGTTCCTTCATTCGCCCTTCGAACTGGAACCCGCTCGACTCCAATATTTTAATGTGGAGGGGACGAATGTCAAAGGTTTCCGTAAACAAACGATGGAGTTGCAGCTCCTCGAACGCGATATGCTTCATCAGGCTAAGGAAGGTTGAAAAATCGCTGGTGTACTGCGCCACTTCTTCCTCGCTGCTCCGCTCCGTCTGCACCAAATACGAAATTTCCGCCCGGCGATTCACCCAATCCAGATTGGTTAAACCGCCGTAGCCAATGTGCCTGCCATCATAATAATAACTGAAGAGCATCAAATTCGGATGCTCCACGTTATAGGACGGGAGCACGATCTCGTGGTAATAACGGCGCTGATCCTCATCCGTCAATATCCGGGATTGCCGCAGCACCGCCATCTGTTCATTCCGCCACTGCTTGATGGCTTGCATCTCGTGTTCGCGGAGGGGACGAAGTTCGTAGAGGTTGTTCGTATAGATGTCTGAACCTAACAGTAAATATTTCATGGATTCCATTAAAAATTCTCCCAATAAGAATAAAAATGTTATGAAACACAATCCTCTGGGTTAGTTCCTATTTCTTGCCTTAATTTTGAAACCCGCAATGTTTTCAAACATTCATATACACGGTATAACCAGTCCAAGTTTTTCAGTATAACAATTAATAGAATAGCTTGGGGCAACCACCCAGATAAAGCTGAGATAGAAATTATAAAAAACACAGTAAACATGTCAAAGCCCGGTATAATTCCTCGATCAAGAAACCATTGTTTCCACTTAGAACGGATAAGTTGGTTTTTTCTAGCAAAAGGCAATACAAATTTATGAACCACCACCAAATCAATCAAAATAGTGAGTGGTAAAGCTAATCTCAACCATAATGGTAGATCAACCCCAAGTGCTAGTCCAATAAACAGAACCCATCTCACTACTTGATCACTAATCCGATCTAATTTAGCCCCAAATGGAGTACAGCGATTAGTTAGCCGAGCCAGGTTGCCGTCCGCACCATCAAAAAAATGATGGAGTTGAAGGAGGACAGCGCCTAATATCCATTGCTGAAACAAAAAAGAAAGCCCTGCACCTACACCAATCAACCCCGTAAATACGGTGACCATATTGGGAGTTGCTTTAAGATCAAAGACTAATTTTGTAAAAAACGGATCGATTAAGTGTGCGTAGTACCTATTTATTGCATATTCAAATTCTCGACGTTGACTAACCACATATTTCGCTTTAAATTTTCGGTATTTTTCTACTAGCATATTGAATTCTCCAACTGTTTGTTGACTAATTCTAAATCCTCGGGAAAGTCAATTTCCGTACAAAGTACATCGGATATATCTATCGGATGAACCTTTAAACCTCTGGATATAGCATCTTCAATTCCTTTTTCAAAATAATCATGATCATTACATTGCTCAAGCGTCTCGATCAATAACGAGATATCCTCACGAATAACTTTATTAATTCCCACTGCTTCACCTTGAGGGTTATCAACAGTCTTTGAAACATTGACGATAAGCCCATTGGAATCAGTAATATACTTTACTTCTTCATCTCCAACTCTTGCTGTACTAACAGCCATACACGAGGCAGAATATTCGACCATACGTCCTATGATTACCGGATCAAACACGACATCTCCATTTACCCAAATAACATCTTCGTTTGCTACCTTCTTTAATGCTTTTAATAAGCTTTTAGATGTATTTGTAGTATCAAAATAATCATTGTAAATAAAAGAGGCATCCGGCACCGCCTCCATGATCAACTCTTTCTTAAACCCCACAACAATAAAAATATCATCGATACTTACGTAATGTAAAAATGCATTCAATTGATTTTGCATAATTGTTTTTCCGTTAGATAGTTTGGTTAGTGACTTCGGATGGGGTTTTCCCAATCTTGAACCAATACCAGCTGCTAAGATAATAATCTTCATCGTTTTCACCTCAAATGATGGCTATGTAATCCTCTTTTTCAATAAAACCCATTGTTTCTAGTTGCTGTGCAATATCCAATCTCCAGCCAGAAGCAATAAAAATAAAGTTATCTTTCGTCAATTTTTTGGGGTTAATTACTGGGACACCTTGCTTCTCTGAATCCCACAAAGAGCGATTATTATCCACAAAACAAGCAACCGGAATATTATAACGTTTCAAGCTGCGAAACACTTTTTCTCCGACTACCCCGGTACCGAAAATACAGATATTTCTTGTCTCAGACTTTTTATATATGTCTAATATTCGTTCCTCATCATACCAAAAAACTTTATTACTCATATATTTTTGAACTGCAAATTTATTTCTTTCCCACACTTTGTGGCGAATGTTATTAAACAGCTTTTGATTTTCGAAGTCAGCTTTCCATTCGTCCAACTCTACTAATGCACCTGGTTTATTATAAAACTCTTCCCATTTCTCATCATAGGTCTTCCAATCATGGTATTTCATGGACAACTTATGATCCGACTCAGCCATAAGGATCGTCTTCTGGGCAAGACGTTCTTCATCCATTTCATTATCATGATAAATTAGGCTCATCGGTGAATACATTTGTTTGAAGCTCTGGGGGTAAAGCTTAAAAATTCTCATTGAAAGCTCTTTACCCTCACCCCCATAGGTAATTTCCTCATTCCAGCCCCCAACCTCGAAGAAAACATCTTTTTTGATTGAAACGTTCCCCTCTAGATAAGGGATAGCCGGAAAAAATTCATTCCCTATATAGTATTTACTTGGGCGCTCGTTAGAAGGATGCTCTGTTAAAGGGATGGAATTACCACGAACAATTAGAACATCAAACCTTCTGTGACATAATAAGTGAGAAATCACGAAATCCTCATCCGGTATCCCATCATCATCAAGAAAGAGGAGGATCGGAGCCTTCGCATATTGAGCACCTATGTTCCTGCCTACACAAATCCCAACATTATAGTTAAGTGAAATGTACTTATCAACAAAAGGGACTAGCATTTGCAGTTCTTCATCATTGGCACCGTTATTGACAAATATCAATTCGAACGGAACATCATGCCTTTGTTTCTTTAATTTCTCAAAACTCTTGATAGTATTGGGATGAAACTTCCAAGCTATAACAATAACAGAAATGACAGGATCGGAAACATCATTGCGAGACTCGACATTTTTGATGGCCTCGATGTATCGCTCAAATTCCACATCCAGACCTCCTCGTATAGTATCTTTAAAAAGCTCTTTTAGGTTCATTTCCATCCCCCGGTGGATGGAAAACAGACTCCAAATTTCCAGCTTATTCTTTTGAAAATCCCATCAGGGATCCGGGGCAGCTCATGGCCCGAAGTGTGTCCTCATACGCGAGGGTGATGGATCTGCGCGTGCGCCGGAGGCATCCCGGAGTCCATTCCCTGAATCCCTAGCGAAAGGAGGAATTTCATCTGAAGCTTTTTGTCGGTATTGATGTGAGCTCGCAAGAGCTCGAAGCGTGTTTCATGAACGTAGGCATGGGAAGTTTCCAATTCGATTAAATCAACAGCTTGACATCATACCGCTGGACTTATTTATTTTGTTGAGAAATATAGTAATCTATTTCCTTCCATACTCTTTGAGAAGCCTTATTGTCTTTGTATTTGAAAATTAGATCTCTAACCGTTTCTCGTTCTGCTCTGTAATAATCCTTATTTTTGCTGTACTCATGAAGATGGAAACCTATCATGGAAATGTCTGATACTTGCGGACCCGGAAGCATCTGACTGTATGGTTCGATCAAAAACCCCCTGCGGTTCGAATATTCAATTTCATCCGGAATGTAGTAGATTAAAGGAATATCCTTCAGAAGCAGATCGTAAGCAACCGATGAGTAATCCGTAATCAGTGCGTCAGCACAATTCAGCAATTCGTATAGATGTACTTGAGCACGACTCAGCATATCATCTGTAATATAAAATATTCTTTCATTGCTTGTTCCACCCAGCTTCTCATAGACACGATATTCATGAGGGTGTAATTTGACAAACAAAATTGAATTTGTATCAGATAATATTGAAGTGAATGATTCCTCCTGTACAACAGTGCCAAAGATATGATCCCAATTCATTGACGAATCTAACTCTCGTTTCTTCCCTTCCCTCCATGTAGGCAGATAGAAGATCACATTAGACCCACGCAAGGATATTCCAAATAATGATTCCAGTTTTTCTTTCCCGTCCTCTTCAAAAAGAAAATCATTTCTCGGCATCCCTGTAATTCGATATTTGTTTTGCCTATAGGGAAAACATGCATTAAAAAAAGTATTGTAAAGATGCGAATATGACATAACTAAAGCTGTATTTTTAGAACGTTGGTCCTGTGATTTTATTTGATTGTCATTGATACTTGGAGAAAGTAATCCCATTGTTTTCAACGGAAAACCATGCCATAATTCAATATTAATAAAACCTTCCTGATAGATGCCATCAAAGTGCGAAGAACAAATGACATCATATTCC
This region includes:
- a CDS encoding CDP-glycerol glycerophosphotransferase family protein, coding for MEAIVFGSGVTALTFINSLDREIVKIKYIIDNNPEKHHTKIQELTIYPVDRAKANDFDVVFLASFQSLSMMAQLLEMGIAYDKIIPVNHEEHTRALRENYQKVLNSAASSRRVSNRKKIALVNLNYSNYQGLALFRYMPLYIKEKYDVDLIDASNYAKLSEYDVICSSHFDGIYQEGFINIELWHGFPLKTMGLLSPSINDNQIKSQDQRSKNTALVMSYSHLYNTFFNACFPYRQNKYRITGMPRNDFLFEEDGKEKLESLFGISLRGSNVIFYLPTWREGKKRELDSSMNWDHIFGTVVQEESFTSILSDTNSILFVKLHPHEYRVYEKLGGTSNERIFYITDDMLSRAQVHLYELLNCADALITDYSSVAYDLLLKDIPLIYYIPDEIEYSNRRGFLIEPYSQMLPGPQVSDISMIGFHLHEYSKNKDYYRAERETVRDLIFKYKDNKASQRVWKEIDYYISQQNK
- a CDS encoding glycosyltransferase family 2 protein, whose amino-acid sequence is MNLKELFKDTIRGGLDVEFERYIEAIKNVESRNDVSDPVISVIVIAWKFHPNTIKSFEKLKKQRHDVPFELIFVNNGANDEELQMLVPFVDKYISLNYNVGICVGRNIGAQYAKAPILLFLDDDGIPDEDFVISHLLCHRRFDVLIVRGNSIPLTEHPSNERPSKYYIGNEFFPAIPYLEGNVSIKKDVFFEVGGWNEEITYGGEGKELSMRIFKLYPQSFKQMYSPMSLIYHDNEMDEERLAQKTILMAESDHKLSMKYHDWKTYDEKWEEFYNKPGALVELDEWKADFENQKLFNNIRHKVWERNKFAVQKYMSNKVFWYDEERILDIYKKSETRNICIFGTGVVGEKVFRSLKRYNIPVACFVDNNRSLWDSEKQGVPVINPKKLTKDNFIFIASGWRLDIAQQLETMGFIEKEDYIAII
- a CDS encoding phosphocholine cytidylyltransferase family protein, whose amino-acid sequence is MKIIILAAGIGSRLGKPHPKSLTKLSNGKTIMQNQLNAFLHYVSIDDIFIVVGFKKELIMEAVPDASFIYNDYFDTTNTSKSLLKALKKVANEDVIWVNGDVVFDPVIIGRMVEYSASCMAVSTARVGDEEVKYITDSNGLIVNVSKTVDNPQGEAVGINKVIREDISLLIETLEQCNDHDYFEKGIEDAISRGLKVHPIDISDVLCTEIDFPEDLELVNKQLENSIC
- a CDS encoding CDP-alcohol phosphatidyltransferase family protein: MLVEKYRKFKAKYVVSQRREFEYAINRYYAHLIDPFFTKLVFDLKATPNMVTVFTGLIGVGAGLSFLFQQWILGAVLLQLHHFFDGADGNLARLTNRCTPFGAKLDRISDQVVRWVLFIGLALGVDLPLWLRLALPLTILIDLVVVHKFVLPFARKNQLIRSKWKQWFLDRGIIPGFDMFTVFFIISISALSGWLPQAILLIVILKNLDWLYRVYECLKTLRVSKLRQEIGTNPEDCVS
- a CDS encoding GNAT family N-acetyltransferase, with the protein product MESMKYLLLGSDIYTNNLYELRPLREHEMQAIKQWRNEQMAVLRQSRILTDEDQRRYYHEIVLPSYNVEHPNLMLFSYYYDGRHIGYGGLTNLDWVNRRAEISYLVQTERSSEEEVAQYTSDFSTFLSLMKHIAFEELQLHRLFTETFDIRPLHIKILESSGFQFEGRMKEHVRIDGHYVDSLLHGCLTPVK
- a CDS encoding NAD-dependent epimerase/dehydratase family protein, whose protein sequence is MLKGKKVFVSGGAGVIGTELVHKLVNAGADVLIGDLKPRPPHLPASVRYRQGDLNEISKEELAEFSPEYFFHLAATFERSEETYEFWEENYRHNLKLSHHLMDLLKDIGSLKRVVFASSYLIYNPDQYQFEQPAKEATPLTESSPIHPRNLCGAAKLMHEIELRFLQHFAGERLKTVSARIYRVYGKNSRDIVSRWIRALLNQETIQVYRKEGMFDYIYAEDVAEGLLRLALSEATGIVNLGNGRSRRVEDVLNILHRHFPDMQHVEMDSDIPFEASEADMSTFKAWTGWHPNRQLEDTIPELISHYKALMSSSSVDPEQAHRGNGVLVTSVARKVPLLKCVAGGITKLGKPLQLIGGDVNEQAIGRFFVDRFWTMPFLKNLSLEQLLEECKQQGIRHIIPTRDGELAYFAEAKQELARQGVHVMVSDVEAVRICLDKQLFYQKGSEWGFPVIVTGERIEEVQPANSTYVVKERFGAGSQSIGIQLSLEDAIKHAQGLEQPIFQPYISGFEVSVDVYVQQNGKCKGVVARKRELVIGGESQITTTFRHAELEQMCAAFAEKLGLYGHAVFQAIIDEQGGIHFIECNSRFGGASRLSVVAGLDTFYWFLLEAEGADLDEYPFIRSEHEKRLVRYAEDMIQ